CAATGCCTGTACCGCATGAAATATCAGCGTCGTGTTCACGTGAATACCCTCGGATTCCAGTTGGCGGATCGCTTTTAGACCCTCGGTGGTTATGGGAATTTTTACGACAATGTTTTTGTGAATCTTTGCCAGTTTTCTACCCTCTGCAACCATGCCTTCGGCGTCCAAGCTGACGACTTCCGCGCTCACAGGTCCGTCAACTTCTTCGCAAATCGCGCGAATGACGTCTTCGAATTTTCCCTCGACCTTGGAAACCAGACTCGGATTCGTCGTGACTCCGTCGAGAATACCCAATTTGTTCGCTTCGCGAATCTCTTTCAGATTTGCGGTATCGATAAAGAATTTCATTCCTGTTTCTCCTTTAGGTTGTTGTTTAAGTCGATTATCTTTAAACTATTTTTTATTTGCTTATTTGTGTGGGAATCCTAATACCAATTAGTCATATTACAGAAAGTTATTACTGAGTAGCCCATTTTAAGAAATTTTGACATTGTAGTAAAATATTTTTATGAGAAATTAATATTGCGTCGCTGACAGGGCGCCTTTAAGCTAAAAATATGTCGTGCCTGACGGCACTGGACACATGTAAACAATATTCATCAACATAATCTTTCTCTCGTTTCATCATTTTGAGTCGCGTTAACAACGAGATATTTAAGAAAAAACTTGATTCAAAACGTTAACTCTCAATGACCAAAACACGCCGGGTTTGGAATTTTTCTATTTGGCAGCAGAAAAATTTTTTTACATATTCAGTCAATAGATAATTTTTTCCAAAATCAACCCTTTCGCCGGTGCGGTCGGGCCTGCTTGTTTGCGATCTCTGGCGGCGAGAATTTCCGGAATCGCTTCCGCTGGAGTGTATCCGCGGCCGACGTCGATCATCGTACCCACGATTATGCGAACCATGCTGTGGATGAAACGATTGGCGGCAATGGTGAAAATCAACAAATCGCCGTCTTCGTCCCAGCGGCTTTCTTCCACGGTGCAAAAATAGTGCGGTAAATCCGCGTTTTCGGCGCAGAATGATTTAAAATCAATTTTTCCTATTAAATAGTGAGATGCCTGGCGCATGGCTTCGATTCTGAGCGGGCTTTTGTAGCACCAAATGTAATGACGGTTGATTGCTCGCTCTTTCTGCGTGATGTAATAGCGGTAAATTCGTTTTTTTGCGGCAAAACGGGCGTGAAAAGACGGAGCTGCTTCCGCTGCTTCGAGCACGCGGACATCTTTGGCGAGGTTCCCGTTGAGCGCCGCCATGATTTTTTTTTCAGGCATGAGGGATTCGAGATGAAAATTGGCGACCTGAGCGCGCGCATGAACGCCGCTGTCTGTTCTGCCTGCGCCTGTGACGGGAATATTCTCTCGAAAAATCTGTCGCAGCGCTTTTTGTAGTTCTTCCTGCACGGTTCGCACGTTTGGTTGAATTTGCCAGCCGCAAAAGTCGGTACCGTCGTATTCCAGAGTGATTTTAATATTTCTCAACAGTACAATACCTCAAAATAGGATCAATTGACGAAGAAAAAAATCATGTACGAGACGGTCAACAGCGCTGCGATCAAATCTCGTCGCGTCATTTTCAAAATTTTGTAACTGCTGCGATTTTTCCCGCCGACATAACAGCGCGCGTCCATGGCCAAAGCCAGATCGTCGGCGCGCCGAAAAACAGAAATGAACAACGGAATCAGCAGCGGAATGACGCTTTTTATCCGTTGAATCAAATTCCCCTCGAATGTGGCGCCGCGCGACATCTGAGCTTTTTGGATGCGATCGGCTTCTTCCAAGAGAATCGGAATGAATCGCAGCGCCAGCGTCATCATGAGCACAAATTCGTGAGTCGGCAAACCAATTTTTTTTAGCGGAGCCAGTAGCCGATCCAGAGCGTCGGTCATTTCAATGGGAGAAGTTGTCAGCGTGAGCAATGCAGCGAAAAGCACAAATTCCGCCAGACGGACCGAGTAGATGATTCCCGAGTTCAGACCTTTCTGCGTGATTTCCCAGCCCAACAGAGGCATCCTGGCGATCACAGTGCCTTCTCCCGTAAGAAAACAGTGGAATCCCAGCGTGAGCAAAAAAAGCCAGACGAACGGTCGCAAATTTCGAAAAACAAGTCCCAGCGGCAACCGCGCTAATCGAATCAGCGCAATAAGCGCGATCAGATTAACGCCGGACTCCCACAATTGTTGCGCCGCGACGGTGGCAAGCATTATCACAATGGTCGCTAAAATTTTTGTGCGCGGATCTAACCGGTGAACA
This window of the Calditrichota bacterium genome carries:
- the truA gene encoding tRNA pseudouridine(38-40) synthase TruA; the encoded protein is MRNIKITLEYDGTDFCGWQIQPNVRTVQEELQKALRQIFRENIPVTGAGRTDSGVHARAQVANFHLESLMPEKKIMAALNGNLAKDVRVLEAAEAAPSFHARFAAKKRIYRYYITQKERAINRHYIWCYKSPLRIEAMRQASHYLIGKIDFKSFCAENADLPHYFCTVEESRWDEDGDLLIFTIAANRFIHSMVRIIVGTMIDVGRGYTPAEAIPEILAARDRKQAGPTAPAKGLILEKIIY
- a CDS encoding energy-coupling factor transporter transmembrane protein EcfT — encoded protein: MLSDITLGQYYPARSIVHRLDPRTKILATIVIMLATVAAQQLWESGVNLIALIALIRLARLPLGLVFRNLRPFVWLFLLTLGFHCFLTGEGTVIARMPLLGWEITQKGLNSGIIYSVRLAEFVLFAALLTLTTSPIEMTDALDRLLAPLKKIGLPTHEFVLMMTLALRFIPILLEEADRIQKAQMSRGATFEGNLIQRIKSVIPLLIPLFISVFRRADDLALAMDARCYVGGKNRSSYKILKMTRRDLIAALLTVSYMIFFFVN
- the fsa gene encoding fructose-6-phosphate aldolase, coding for MKFFIDTANLKEIREANKLGILDGVTTNPSLVSKVEGKFEDVIRAICEEVDGPVSAEVVSLDAEGMVAEGRKLAKIHKNIVVKIPITTEGLKAIRQLESEGIHVNTTLIFHAVQALLAAKAGASYVSPFVGRLDDINTPGMQLVQDIVTIFRNYDLDTEVIVASVRSPMHVLDAALMGAHIATIPFKVIAQLTKHPLTDAGIEKFLADWEKVKNR